The following are encoded together in the Acinetobacter radioresistens DSM 6976 = NBRC 102413 = CIP 103788 genome:
- a CDS encoding PepSY-associated TM helix domain-containing protein yields the protein MQKSIRQSMASLHSWTGLLLGWLLFAIFLMGSTAYYRHNLNLWMQPALAQIQVNQATALNTAYQYLQNEASDAKTWYLEIATQEKPFNKMYWQKQDGSYGSALLNPATGQELKLSGTQGGEFFYLFHFQLFGIPVLIGRLIACFAALIMLIALISGIITHKKILTDFFTFRTFKGQRSWLDFHNICSVIALPFFLTITFTGLAILFYLYLPWSLEKFYPENKYQYFEEINQKILTKADYPKPAAMLPIQQVLAISQQQWGITDYARLEVKNPNTTSAKITLVQSTDYSITRDAPQLTVNGISGQIITDTKNRSAIATLNSGVYGLHMATFAQPLLRFALFFSGILGCLMIASGLLLWSLKRHLQNKTQAFHLGFYLVDRLNVATFIGLPTAMLCYLYANRLVSVQPGGTNYEIYSFFISWLILFILAIMTKKQWLWKIQLAIFICLAFSLPIYDLYYLSQQNYISGLSHYWNFLRIDLMLWLFAFLAFFIYRNIEPIQLKSSQKLSAKIIRNTQEVNS from the coding sequence ATGCAAAAATCTATCCGGCAATCGATGGCATCTTTGCATTCTTGGACCGGTCTTTTACTAGGCTGGCTATTGTTTGCTATTTTCCTGATGGGTTCTACCGCCTATTACCGCCATAATTTAAATTTATGGATGCAGCCTGCACTGGCTCAGATTCAGGTAAACCAGGCAACAGCATTAAATACTGCATATCAATATTTACAGAACGAAGCATCCGACGCTAAAACCTGGTATCTGGAAATAGCAACTCAAGAAAAGCCGTTTAACAAAATGTACTGGCAGAAACAGGATGGCAGTTATGGTAGTGCTTTATTAAATCCAGCCACTGGTCAGGAATTAAAACTCTCCGGAACCCAAGGCGGTGAGTTTTTCTATCTTTTCCATTTTCAGCTGTTTGGTATTCCGGTACTCATTGGACGTCTGATTGCGTGTTTTGCTGCCCTGATCATGCTGATTGCCCTTATTTCCGGTATTATCACTCATAAAAAAATACTGACTGATTTCTTTACTTTCCGTACTTTTAAAGGCCAGCGTTCCTGGCTTGATTTTCATAATATCTGCTCAGTCATTGCACTCCCCTTTTTTTTAACCATTACTTTTACTGGTCTGGCTATTTTGTTTTATTTATATCTGCCATGGAGCCTTGAAAAATTTTATCCTGAAAACAAATACCAGTACTTTGAAGAAATCAATCAGAAAATTTTAACAAAGGCAGATTATCCAAAACCTGCTGCGATGCTTCCGATCCAACAAGTTCTGGCTATTAGCCAGCAGCAATGGGGTATTACAGATTATGCACGACTAGAGGTTAAGAACCCAAATACTACTTCTGCAAAAATAACTCTGGTTCAGTCTACTGACTATTCGATTACCCGCGATGCACCACAATTAACAGTAAACGGTATAAGTGGCCAGATTATAACTGATACAAAAAACCGTAGCGCAATAGCCACACTTAACTCAGGTGTCTATGGTTTGCATATGGCAACTTTTGCCCAGCCTTTACTACGGTTCGCTTTATTTTTTTCAGGCATACTGGGCTGTTTGATGATTGCCTCTGGTTTATTGTTATGGAGTTTAAAGCGACATCTACAAAACAAGACTCAAGCCTTTCATTTGGGCTTTTATTTGGTAGACCGGTTAAATGTGGCTACTTTTATAGGTCTTCCTACAGCTATGCTGTGTTATCTCTACGCTAACCGTCTTGTAAGCGTCCAGCCAGGTGGCACAAATTATGAAATTTATAGCTTCTTTATCAGCTGGCTGATCCTGTTTATTCTAGCGATAATGACTAAAAAACAATGGTTATGGAAAATACAGCTTGCTATTTTCATATGTCTCGCTTTTAGTCTGCCAATTTATGATCTTTATTACTTGAGTCAGCAAAATTATATTTCAGGATTATCGCACTATTGGAACTTTCTCAGAATTGACCTGATGCTATGGCTATTTGCTTTTTTAGCCTTCTTTATTTATCGCAATATTGAACCGATACAACTTAAAAGCAGCCAGAAGCTTTCTGCCAAAATTATAAGGAATACCCAAGAGGTTAATTCATGA